A region of the Apium graveolens cultivar Ventura chromosome 6, ASM990537v1, whole genome shotgun sequence genome:
ttttaataaataattatatatactccaATAAAGAAAAATTCGTAAGGATTAATCgaatttcaaaaatcaaatcGGTCGGATATTTTATAAGAGATTAATCTGAGATTAATTTATTGAATCGGGAATTTATTGAAGATTCTTAGAACATACCTCCTACTTAACAACAACTAATGTGGGACCAGAGAAAACTAGAATTATTTGCTGCATTATTACATGTAACGTATTTACATGTACTACTTCAAACGATAGAACTGCTCCAGTCCCCATGTCCATTTATGTTATCTGACCCCTCCTGTAAGAATCTTACCATTATTTCATCATATTTATATTTCTGGTTTTACTAAAAATCTAAAAAAAATTGTGGGTTTCTAATTTGTTTTTAAAGTTACTGGTTGAAATGGAAGATGATGGGATTGAAGATGGTGCAAGACTTGCCGGAAGTAGCGTCGGAGGAGGAGAATTCCGGTGGGTGGACGGAAGTGAAGTGGACTCAGAGTCACCTCCATGGTCACTTGATGAAGATGTGAGTGTTCATAAAGAAGATTATGGAAGCTCTATTAGGAGAAGATtgatcaagaaaccaaagagacTTGATTCTCTTGATGTTGAAGCTATGGAGATTGCTAATTCTTATGATCACCATAATAAGGTTagatttttttttttattaaattttcttgttgttttaattttattttaatttttttgtcaAGTTGAATTATATGTTTATGTGTCACATTCAAATGTAGTCATGTAACTCATGTTCCACTACAAGATAAGGTTGCTACATAAAAATATGTGGTTATGGTTTACAGATATAAGATTTTGCCAAATACAATTAAATTTCACTAGAATTACAAATTCGAAGAATCAGGAAATTTAAGATACTTTGTCAAGTTAAGTTTGGGGGAATGGAATGGGGATTGGGGGAGGAATGGAATGAAGTTGTGAAGTAAACTAAAAATAAAGGAAAGAATGTTAAGAAGTAATGGTGTAGAATGATGAGGAATACAAATTTTCTATgacaaatatttttaaagaaaatgaGTAGTATGGAGAATGGAGTATTCATCCTCCAAGCGGTGGGTTTTAGCCTTTGAGGTAAAGTTCAAATTTATAGGACTGGATCAGAGAAAGGAATGAAAATTATAATTGGTTACCCGGAGAAGAGTGCAAATTTCGTTCCATTCCCTCGCACTACCATTCTCTCCAACCAAAGTACCAGATACACAAACAGGCTTTACTGTTCGTAGATCTTGTAGATAAAGTGGTTTATGAACAAACACAAATATACATGTTCCTTTTAAAATCCTTTTGGCCTTAATCAATATTTtgtcttataatttttttttaaaaaaaagttgaGACTTTTCCGATCAGAATATTTATATCTGGACTATTTGCTATATACATAGTATCGCTCTAGTATTATTAATTATTGATAAGAATAACCCATAGGTTTTCAAATAATTTGTGTTTTAAAATTGGCTTAATTACAACTTGAACCTTGATGTATAATGATGTGTACACATAAACCCTTAAAGAAAAAAGTTGTACACATCAACCCCTTATGTATCGAATGTGTATATCTTGACCCTTACTCCAACAATCACTCCTAAATCGTTAAATATTAGGTATCGTGTGAGTGTTAGCTCAGGAAATAAATTTGATAGATACATATCATGTAATATAGGAGGGAGGTTAATGTGTTGGACGGAAAATTGACTTAAGACTTTGGAGAGAAAAAACAATTTTCTATCCCGAAATTTGCCTGAAAATGTGACATTTCATAATTTGAAACTTTTGGCCGAAATAAGGGTCATGATGTATATATTTgatatgttaaatatatgattCTATTGGGGCCTtactctaacaccttaaggttttagatgagctggttactcaacatggtatcagagcttaggctggCGGGAGAACTAAGGTTCGATTCCCAGCCACCCCCAATATTCTCACAATTTAATGTGGACACTAAAGGTAATTAATACCCCAAAGATGGGTGCCGgtgttccactcttcgacccataaatgggctttcgagtgagggggagtgttaaatatatAATCCTATTGGGgtcttcctctaacaccttaagttttagatgagctggttactcaacatgaTACATTGGGGGTTGATGTGTATGACTTTTTTCTTTAAGGGTGTATGTATACATTAGATCATACTTCGGGGTTTAAGTTATAATTTAGCCTTTAAAATTAATCTTAACTGTTTTTTAAATTTGATGGTGATTCATAGCCAAGTTATTTTTTGTTTATGACTTGTCCTAGATTCCTAGTAGAGTCGATGAGGAACTCTTTATTATTAGTTATGAAATTCGCATCATCAGAATTTTGCTTCAAGTATTCTTGTTTTTCTGCTTATTAAGTTATtattataattttctaaaattaattagaaaCCACTCCGTTACAGAGTGTGTCTGTGTGATTTTTTGCACTGTCATGTCTTAATTGATTTCAGCACTTCACTGGATCAGGATGATTCTACTTGGCGCACTCTTGCATTGGCATTTCAGACACTAGGTGTTGTATATGGTGACATGGGCACAAGCCCTCTCTATGTTTTCTCCGATGTGTTCAGCAAGGTAAACATCAAGTCAGATGTTGATGTCCTGGGAGCATTATCCCTTGTAATATACACAATTGCTTTAATACCTTTGGTAAAGTACGTCTTCATCGTGCTCAAAGCTAATGACAGTGGTGAAGGTATATTTTTTTTGGTCCAGACACTTTCATAGCGTTGGTTTGTTCATAGGTTTGATTTATATCCTGAACTTAATATGCAGGAGGAACGTTTGCACTATATTCATTGATCTGCAGGTATGCAAATGTTAATCTTCTGCCAAATCGTCAGCCGGCTGATGAACAGATTTCTAGTTTCAAGCTCAAATTACCCACTCCGGAACTGGAGAGGTCTATAAATATAAAAGAAATACTGGAACAGAATTCCTCCTTGAAAACACTTCTCTTGCTCCTGGTTCTTATGGGAACATCCATGATTATTGGGGATGGTATTCTGACACCAGCGATATCAGGTATTGTTTTATTTTGAATTCCATATATACTAGAAGCCGCCTAGAAGGGCGTACTTGGAGTGTGGTATAAAGAAATTGAAGTTCAGTCTGCATAACATGAATTAAGTGCAGACAGGTTATTACTAGAATTTTCATAATTTGGGAATATGAGAGTCGATTTCAGACATGTCCTTAATATCTTGGAAGTTATAAGGTCTTATTTGCAAGTTCTACCAGGATCATAGAATATCTTTCTTATCCGCCTAAGGTCGAACTGTCAAAGAAAATGACATGAGCAAAGCCGCGAGTTATTTGAGTGTGTCTAATCACTAATGAATACTGGTATACCTCTTAAGATGATTAGAACAATAAAAGCATTATTTGATCAGTACCTAAGGTTAAATTTACTTTTCCAATCACCATGGACATTCCGCTGGGAAGAAAGGATTTTCACCTTTGTGCTATAGTTACTACAGTTTCAGAATGATAATCCAGAAAACTATATATTCTTGTCTTAACATGCACCCTCGGGATTCTATGGAGAATTAATAATTTAGCACAGCCTTTCCGTATTAAGATATGTTCTCATTGTCAACTTTCCTGTTTCAGTCATGTCTGCAGTGAGTGGTCTTCAGGGCAGAATACCAGGGTTTGACACAAGTGGGTAACTTTCTTATTGTTTTTACACTTGAAAGCAAATTTTAGTCAAATTGTGGACTGACCTACCCCATTAGTTTCTTGTTCTAAAGTATTGTAGATACACTAATTTTTACACTAAATATTAACAGTTTAAAATATATTGACTACTGATGCTAGTAACAAACATTTGAATGAAGGTCCTTTTCTAATTGGTTTTTCTAACAGATGCTCTTGTTATGGTGTCGATTATCATCCTTGTCGGACTGTTTAGCATACAGAGATTTGGGACTAGCAAAGTGGGTTTGAGCTTTGCTCCTGCTCTTGCTTTGTGGTTCTTTAGTCTGGGAGGTATTGGTATTTACAACATACTCAAGTACGATATCTCAGTTGTAAGGGCAATCAATCCAGTTTACATCTATCTTTTCTTTAAGAATAACTCTGGCAAGGCATGGTCAGCTCTTGGTGGTTGTGTCCTATGTATCACAGGTATTTTGGGTCTACTTGTGTTTTTTTTGGTTTTAAAGTTTGTTTTCACATTTCATTCtccaaatttaaatttaagaTAACAGAACCTGTGAACATATTCAAGCGCTTCTATGTCACTCTTTGGCATCAACATTGTTGTCTTTGCTTATCACACTAATGGTCAATATTTATGTAATATTTGTACACTATACCTGTTGTTTTGTTCTTAATATCTAGATAAGTACAGAGTATGATAATCTGTGATTGCAGGTGCGGAAGCAATGTTTGCGGATTTAGGTCATTTCTCTGTACCTTCTATACAGGTTTTTTTACTATATCACTTCTTCTTTGTTATTATATATCCCTGTAAACACTTAATTCTTATTTAAGGTAGGAATACTATATGTGATCTAAATACTAACTTCTGCAGATTGCCTTCTCCTTTGTGGTGTTTCCCTGCCTTCTTCTAGCTTATATGGGTCAAGGTGCATATTTGATGAATTACCCTGACTCAGCAAACAGGATATTCTATGATTCTGTGCCAGGTAATTTTTGCCAAAATGCAACTTCTCTTATTTCCTATGATTCTCTGTGTTTGTAAATTCAATGACGACGGAAATTATCTTTTTATATGTGGTCATTGTGACACTTGCACATTGGTGGACATACAGATGGTCTTTTTTGGCCAGTTTTCGTGATAGCTACAGTTGCTGCCGTGATTGCCAGCCAAGCCATGATATCTGCTTCATTTTCGTGCGTGAAGCAATCCATGTCGCTTGGATGCTTTCCGAGGTTGAAGATAGTTCACACCTCGAGGAGACTGATGGGCCAAATTTACATTCCTGTCATCAATTGGTTTCTAATGATCATGTGCATTCTTGTGGTTGCCACCTTTAGAAGCACAACAGACATAGCAAATGCATATGGTGAGGTTTGCTTTGCTTGGGAATGCTTTGTACTACTTTAGTTAATCAAACAAATATTCTTCAGTAATTTTACACAAACCACTTTTAGTTTCCCAATAACCTTGAATCCTTGCAATAAATCTTAATAACCAAATCTTACGCTGTGCGCCAATTCACTATAACAAGGTTTTTCAATTATATTGTAGGTATAGCTGAAGTTGGAGTCATGATTGTTAGCACTGCCTTGGTAACGCTAGTTATGCTTCTTATTTGGCAAACCAACTTGTTTCTGGCACTGTGTTTCCCTCTTGTATTTGGATCAATTGAGCTTTTATATATGTCTGCCGTTCTTTCAAAAATCATGGAGGGTGGTTGGTTGCCACTGGCTTTTGCATCTTGCTTCCTCTGTGTGATGTACACATGGAATTATGGAAGTGTACTGAAATACCGAAGTGAAGTCAGGGAGAAGATTTCGATGGATTTCATGTATGAGCTTGGCTCCACTCTGGGGACTGTGAGAATCCCAGGAATCGGACTGTTATACACAGAACTGGTACAAGGCATCCCCTCCATACTTGGGCAATTCCTTTTGGACCTTCCAGCAATCCATTCTACAATTGTCTTCGTGTCCATCAAGTATGTTCCAGTACCAGTTGTTCCTCAAGAAGAAAGGTTTCTGTTTCGCAGGATTTGCCCAAAAGACTACCATCTGTTTAGATGTGTTGCTCGATATGGTTATAAAGATGTCAGAAAGGAAGATCACCATGCATTTGAACAACTTCTAGTCGTAAGCCTAGAAAAGTTCCTAAGAAAAGAAGCTCATGAATATGACTTGGAAAGCAGTCTCGTTGAAGAAGTGGATCAGTATGATAGCATTTCAGTGAAGTCAAGAGAACCTGCAGATACATTGGAGGAGCTTACAGTACCATTGATGCATGATCATAATTCCGAAAATGCAGATAGTTCAACAGAAGGTGGTATAGTGGAATTACTACCATCTAGTTCGATACCAGAAGGCGAAGATCCAAGCCTGGAGTATGAGCTGTCAGCTCTATGGGAGGCCACAAATTCTGGATTTACATATTTGCTTGGTCATGGTGATGTAAGGGCAAAGAAGAACTCATTATTCATCAAGAAACTGGTCATTAACTATTTTTATGCATTTCTTCGAAGAAATTGCAGAGGTGGTGCTGCAGTTATGAGGGTACCACATATGAATATAATTCAAGTGGGGAAGACCTACATGGTTTAATTGATGCAACAACATTTTTCTGTGCATTGAATCCCTTTAGAAGAACTGTGTTTTATCTCCATTATTGTTTTTATGGAGGACTTGATGTAGATTGTATCTGtactatttttttaattaattacaGCTTGTGATTGCACTTGTAGCATTTGCATAATTGCTTTTAAATATATAATTCTACGGGCTTCCTCTAACatgttaaattttttaaaaattttagatGATAGTTACTTAACATGGAGATCAGCGAGTACTCTAAATTCAATTCTCTGCCCACTACCACTTTTTCAACCATAAATGATCCTTCTTGTTAGAGTCAGGGAGAGTGTTAAATATACGATCTTATTAGATCATTATTCTAACACCACCTAAAAACTAATATTATCTTTCAAAAAGAAACTAATATCGTCTTTCAAGTATAAAGATGTGTTCCAACTTCCAAATTTAGTCACagaaaatataattaaatttgtGTATTTTTTTTTCTGCTTTTTACAAGAAGATGTATATCGATTTTAAAATCCTTCATGTTTTTCACAGAAGTAAGTacttttaaagaaaaataaaaataaactctCTGCTTAACATTAGAAGTTAATGATAAGCAAAATGTACTTTGTTGGGTTCGAAAAGACCAATCaagtttaaaaaaatataaagtAAGTAATGAGCCCCATTTCAATTTTATATTTCTGCCCTCTTCTTCTATTCCTTCAGTTAAACTATAATATTCCAAAATTTTATATACAAAATGCTCTGTTATTTTCTACTAAACAAATAAAGATGGCCATGTAACGCATCAAGGGACAAGTTTAAAAATTGAACGATTGTGGATCCCAATATATTTAAATTCTAAATATTTTAGTTGTTTGTTTGAATTATCTCTAGGTTTTTATCTTTGTTTTTGCGTTTAAAGTAACATGTTCTCgagaaaaaaatattattttaaaaatttattatttttggaAGTAAAAATACAAGATGTTcattttgaaattaaaaaaattattatattaattattattttatcaaaatttaaTATCTAGCGCagaaattataatttttattttttttctaggTCACCCAACTCAAAACTGTCATAGGGCCAGAAAATTAAAACAACATTAAAATAGTGAATAGCGTAAATCAAATCAATTTTGGTTACTAACAACTTCAACAATAATTATCCCAAAAGGTAGTACAATCCTCTCAAAGTTGTCTTGGGTCCCACGATTAAGATGAAGTACAATATATTGGACCACATAATTCATTTTACCATTTTCATTTAGTCAACTATCCAACAAATTTGTATTTCATCAGTCACCCTGAGGTGTTAGACACTTGTTTTGAATGAGATTAAGTAatgagaataaaataatataatttattaaaaaggCAGGTAAATTGGTGTGTACAAACATATTTTTAAGTATATATTAGAAAAATAGTGGGAGTTAGTGGgaagtatttctgtttatatttttagaaaaaaatagtTTGTACACACCAATTGTACACACCaattgaaaaaaatatttttaggtaAATTGGTGTGTACAAAccgattttttttatataaaatttgaaaatatacaatacttttttatgatttttaaaatattagatTATAATATTAGAAGCAATTAAGGTATATATGTTTacttatatattatattaaaaaataattaattatttcgGTGTTTAAACTACTCTATTTGATATATTAAGATATTATTTTCTCCGGTGTTTAAACTACTCGtaattcgagttataaaatattaaaatattttataaatatattaataaaaagCCCGGATAAAGTCAGGTTCGGCCCGATCTGGTCCGGCCCGCGGATCTAAAACGGATCTTATATTTTTTATGAAGTCCGTCTCGATCCGATTTTTAAAAAAGTCCGGTGCGATTCGTTTTCATAAAGCGGAACTATTAAAAGTTCATATAAAACCTTGTTTGATGAACTTTTTTGCATCCGTAGCTTCAACTAACATGGGATGGAGTTTGGATAAATGACCAAACTAGTTGGTCTGGTCCATGCGGTCACTGTTCATGCTGTTCTTTTATCAGGGTGTACCAATTGAACACATgataaattttattaaataatttcaAAGTCCTTTGCGTACCAAAATAAAGAATACACCACTCAGAAACGTTTCATACTAATTTGAAATACAGTTATGAAATAGAATATCAAAAACAAATATTTCACCgtttataatataataaaaatatttaaaataagtatAGCCAGAGTTAAAATATTTCAATCAAAACAAAACATAAcaataaatatattataaatattgcAATACAGTTGATAATGTGTACAATATATACAAAGCCTACAATTGAAATCATAAATCAGACTCTATGCATGTTTTGATATCTCGAAATAAATATAAAGATGCGTAAAAATTCTCTGAAAGGCCAACAAAAATATGCCTTGACCTATCCGACTTTCATTAATGGCGCATAAAGCCTAAACCTATAATGTAatatatttaattgattatttgtCGAACAATATGACAGAAATTATAGACATAGTTTATATTATTTACTTGTAAAAGTTTTAAAATAGTTAATTTTAAGATTTATCTGTCAAAAATATTTCAAGAGGACTATTATTTGACATTACCCTTTCAAAAAAACAAAAGGTTTAATTTATTCGGCGAGAGACATTGTTTGTAATTATTGTTTTCAAACaagttttaattattaattttagttttcaAATGTTGGAAAACTGTAAAGTACTTAAAGGAAATCTATAgtttataatttttcaaaatacCATATTTTATGATCCATgcaaataattataatattttaataaattaaaagaatAATAATTTCAATTTCAACTTCATGATACCTAAAAACAATATTTAAACTACATAATTTGGTTACCAAGTAAATTACACAAAGTTTTTTCTAGCATAAAGGTTATTTATAGTTTCTAGTGAGTCATGGAGGTGAGtctattattattaaaaaataataattaattaaaatgaattaaatttataaatttaagcGATTAGCATGCATCAATAAACACAAATCAACAAATCAGAAAATCCGTTCATTAATTAGGATTTTTGACTTATACCTTTAGGTTATGTAGATTGAATTATTTATTCATAAACTTTGGCATATATATTATTGGCTTGAACTTCACTAATTTCATATTATTTTGaagatttttaaattatttaattcagtttgcagatttataaatttataagtAGTACTTCCTTCTTTTTTGTTAAAGAAATAATATAGGCCCTCCTGCTTTAGTAAGGTGGTCTTACAAATgctaaaaattattaattttatcgattaatcacataattaaTGGCTATAAGTTATTTTGTCAATTCGAGTTGATCATTCAATTATTCACTTCTTTTTTCTGAAATAAATATatcaaatttaataaattaaatataattttatgtATAATTATTATATACATAATTATATATACTAATTATGATTCCCATTTTTTAACAACTCTCAGACATATAGGTGGTTGAAATTTGCAAATGTTGCTACGTGGTTAACTAAGAGGGTATCAACATCATTCTATACTTTGCTTTCTATAATTTGGTTGCTAAGATTGAATTATCATTGTCATTAAACCTTTTATTCTTCATATTCTTCATTAAACCCCCATGTTCATCACGTTACTTTCTCTCCCACACAACTCGGCATCTTACCGGTCACTACTACATCCAACATTTCAACTGCAACAATTTCAAACGTAAAATATTTAACAATATTTTTTCTACAAGAAGACGTAAAGGAGAGAAATGGACCCGGTTTGTTAAATAGATATTTTTAACTTTTTAAACATTACAAACATCCACACTACCATTGTGTTATGACTTATGATAcatattttaaatcattttagCATAATTTCAAAAGAAAATCTAACATTTAATTTTACTTATACAAATTTAAGATATTTGTAAGAATAAATATACATCCATTAATAAAGAAGAATCCTCAAAATACATCACTTTTCACCTTCAACTATCAAAAATGCTCAAATACGCGCGAAACGCCCAAAATACCCACGAAATAGGTATTTATGGAATGCGTAGTCAACCtttcaaattttaatataaaatacgCATTCACTTTTTGATTTAAGAAGAATATGCATGTTCAACATGCTTATTCACTAAAATACAAAAAGTGAATGCGCACAATAAACATGCgtattttttgtaaaaaattgAAATGTTGAATATGCATCCCCACATATGTATTCAGTGGGTATTTTGGCTCATAGTACCGTCAATTAATATTTTTTGGCATTTCTCGTCAAATGGTGGATATTTTGGTTTTTAACGCATATGGCCGGTGGAAGTTTAGTAATTATTATGGTTCAAAACTAAATCATTTTCATACATTGTACGGGAGTAAAGTTAAATTTTCCAAAATACTTCTCAGTGTCACATTAATTCGGTGCTAACTattttttatagtttattttataTTCAATATCACTAGAATCGAATCAAGATTTGGAGATAGAGAAATGATACATTTATCTCTTAGCTGAGGCGGAGTATTCTAATAATAATATGAGATTATATATGTACCCacaaattaaaatttataatttaagtAAAATAATTATATGACATTATTGTGCTATTTTTCATTTTTGAATTTCTAGTTGCCTGCTTAATTTGCAGCAGCAGGTCCTTCACATTTTTTCTTCCAAATAAAACATTATCTCCCTCATGTAAATATAAAAGACCATTGTATATAATATTCTTGATAAGTTGCATCACTACATTTTCTTATATATAAGCTTCCTGGAAAGTTCTGTAAAGGGGTCATCATACTTGAATGGGGTCACTGGGACTTTGAAGCAAGCTAACATGGATCTTGAAACTGGGTCAAACAAAAACCATGTCAAGGTACCACTTTCAACTTGTTTCTTGTCTCTTTTTTTAAGGTTGTCTTTCAAGAACTTCATGTTTCTAATGAAAACTACTTATGTTGTTGTGTTTAATGTAGAAAGAATCTTGGAGAACTGTTTTGACATTGGCTTATCAAAGTTTGGGTGTTGTGTATGGAGATTTAAGTACTTCTCCTTTATATGTATTCAATAGTACATTTGCTGAAGACATTAATCATTCTGAAACTAATGAAGAGATTTATGGAGTTTTGTCTTTTGTGTTCTGGACACTTACTTTAGTTCCTCTAGTTAAGTATGTTTTTATTGTGTTGAAAGCTGATGATAATGGAGAAGGAGGGACATTTGCTCTTTATTCGCTTCTTTGTAGGCATGCTAGGGTCAGTTCATTGCCTAATAATCAACTAGCAGATGAGGAATTGTCGTGTTATAAGAAAGAAATTAGTACTAGTCCTGTCCCGGATGAATTCGTGTCGAGGGTGAAATCGACTTTGGAGAAACATAGAGTTTTGCAGAGGATTTTGCTGATTTTGGCTTTGATTGGAGCTTGTATGGTTATTGGAGATGGGATTCTAACCCCAGCTATTTCTGGTAAAAAAATGGTTACATTTAGGAGATTTGTGTTGTGTGAAATTTGTGTTCTTGTTGTTTGGAAATTAATCGGTTTTACATGTTTGTGTAGTCTTTTCTGCGGTATCTGGTGTAGAACAACTGGCTATGCACAAAGAGCATCACAAATGTAAGATTCACTTTTTGCCTCTATGATGGATGATAAGTATCTAGTTTCTTTATTGTGTGTGCCTTTATTTTGATACAATGATCATTTTGATCTTTGCTAGCTAATTTCAATATTTTGGGAAATATTTTAATGAGATTCTTTTTCATATAAGAGTGATAAGTTGGTTTAGGTGGAAATCCAATCTTTTCTTGCCTTTATGAGTGACAAAGTTGGTGGTTGCAATTTGCTTTTAAGTGGTAACTGTTAAGTATTTTTAGTGTGCTTTGATATAAATCAAGTAAATCAGACATCTACGAATACTAGGGTATGTAATTTATAGTAATAATGCAATTTAGACAGGGTTTGGAGGGTAAATAAAAAGAAAGCTGAAGCTACTGTTCTGCCCTTGTCAATCCTCCAGATACATCTGAGACATGCTAATTGCCTTCTCTGCCATCCCTCATCACAAAGCATGACCCTGGAATTTTAAGTTCCCACaaattttatatgattattaCTTTAACAAAGCGGCATGATATAAGCACAATCCATGAACTGAGCATATAGCTGTAGAGAAGTGAAACTTTGTTGTGCCTATTGGTGGAGCTGCAAATTCAATATTTCAGATGATAATGTAGGTTGTTTAAGGCCAAGCTAGATGATGATGTGGGCTGTTTAAGACCAACCCTGATGATAACCTATAATTTTTTTACTAACTTTGGGAATTAAAACTTTAGTCCTCATCCAAAACAACCCCTATACCCCTCCCTCTCCATATAAATTAAGTGATTGCATTTAGCCACAGACGTGTAACAATGAAATAACTTCAGTATTGTTGTCGTAGACGTGTCATTATGATAGAACTGAAGTGGTGTGGTAGCAGAAGTTAATTGTTGGGAGCTTTTATGATTTTTTGCCGAGTTGAAAATTTAATGTTGCCATTTGTGAACACGTGTGAATCGTGTGACATTAAAGATACACTTGTGCAACATGAATCAACCAAATCAAGTAATCAGGATGACCACGGTAAGTAATATTTAGTAATAATGTAATTTAGATAGGGGTCGGAGGGTTGATA
Encoded here:
- the LOC141663600 gene encoding putative potassium transporter 12; translation: MEDDGIEDGARLAGSSVGGGEFRWVDGSEVDSESPPWSLDEDVSVHKEDYGSSIRRRLIKKPKRLDSLDVEAMEIANSYDHHNKDDSTWRTLALAFQTLGVVYGDMGTSPLYVFSDVFSKVNIKSDVDVLGALSLVIYTIALIPLVKYVFIVLKANDSGEGGTFALYSLICRYANVNLLPNRQPADEQISSFKLKLPTPELERSINIKEILEQNSSLKTLLLLLVLMGTSMIIGDGILTPAISVMSAVSGLQGRIPGFDTNALVMVSIIILVGLFSIQRFGTSKVGLSFAPALALWFFSLGGIGIYNILKYDISVVRAINPVYIYLFFKNNSGKAWSALGGCVLCITGAEAMFADLGHFSVPSIQIAFSFVVFPCLLLAYMGQGAYLMNYPDSANRIFYDSVPDGLFWPVFVIATVAAVIASQAMISASFSCVKQSMSLGCFPRLKIVHTSRRLMGQIYIPVINWFLMIMCILVVATFRSTTDIANAYGIAEVGVMIVSTALVTLVMLLIWQTNLFLALCFPLVFGSIELLYMSAVLSKIMEGGWLPLAFASCFLCVMYTWNYGSVLKYRSEVREKISMDFMYELGSTLGTVRIPGIGLLYTELVQGIPSILGQFLLDLPAIHSTIVFVSIKYVPVPVVPQEERFLFRRICPKDYHLFRCVARYGYKDVRKEDHHAFEQLLVVSLEKFLRKEAHEYDLESSLVEEVDQYDSISVKSREPADTLEELTVPLMHDHNSENADSSTEGGIVELLPSSSIPEGEDPSLEYELSALWEATNSGFTYLLGHGDVRAKKNSLFIKKLVINYFYAFLRRNCRGGAAVMRVPHMNIIQVGKTYMV